In a single window of the Coffea eugenioides isolate CCC68of chromosome 3, Ceug_1.0, whole genome shotgun sequence genome:
- the LOC113765597 gene encoding MDIS1-interacting receptor like kinase 2-like, with translation MGYLISLQFLMLYRNNLTGAIPKSLGNLTNLTHLYLYENQLSSPIPKDLGGLKFLTEMEIGGNQLNGSIPVSIGNLSNLNKLYLQANQFSGTIPEELGNLKKLVVLEMDQNQLSGPLPDLLCQNGTLQNITVSENMLTGPIPRSLKNCSSLIRARFNGNHFHGNLSEMFGIYPFLDFIDLSNNAFYGELSGNWGKCKILTTLMVAKNNITGGIPPEIGTLTQLQALDLSSNYLSGEIPRGVGKLASMLNLYLHDNQLTGSIPQELGMLTKLLYLDLSTNSLNGSIPEHLGDFRYLFHMNLSNNIFTQKIPFQIGKLTQLSELDLSRNFFTGEIPSEFQSLQNLGTLDLSHNNLSGVIPKALVKLPGLLHINISFNNLEGPIPSGRAFMNLTIEEVQGNKGLCGNITGLPACGSSPLIKKHVKDKQKKLLVTILCPLLGSFLLLCAFYGGLRLHDQWRKSSGTEDMDMKKGNIFSVCSYDGKALYKEIVMATEEFNDIFCIGKGGYGSVYRAELPSGDVIAVKKLHHVPVMAMHRSFLNEIKALTEIKHRNIVKLFGFCSNSRHSFLVYEYLERGSLAKILSMEEEAMELDWQKRLKIIKGIAHALSYMHHDCSPAIVHRDLSSNNILLDPEYEAHISDFGTSKFLKEDSSNWSSLVGTYGYVAPEFAYTMKVTEKCDVYSFGVLTMEVIKGKHPGDLIAYLMSSKPENIELKDLLDQRLLYPSQEIERSLKSVLKLVRACLHVDPQFRPTMLFITRLLSTGASYE, from the exons ATGGGATATTTGATCTCACTCCAGTTTCTTATGTTGTATCGAAATAATCTTACTGGTGCAATCCCAAAGTCACTGGGTAATTTGACCAATTTAACACATCTGTATCTCTATGAGAATCAACTCTCAAGTCCAATTCCAAAAGATTTGGGTGGCCTCAAATTCCTTACCGAAATGGAAATAGGTGGGAACCAACTTAATGGTTCTATTCCTGTTTCAATTGGTAATTTGAGTAACTTAAACAAACTGTATCTCCAAGCGAACCAATTTTCTGGTACCATACCAGAAGAGCTTGGAAACCTGAAAAAGTTGGTAGTTTTGGAAATGGATCAAAATCAATTATCTGGTCCATTGCCAGATCTACTATGTCAAAATGGAACCCTCCAAAACATTACTGTATCTGAGAACATGCTTACAGGTCCAATCCCTAGAAGCTTGAAAAATTGCTCAAGCTTAATTAGGGCCCGCTTCAATGGGAACCATTTCCATGGAAACTTGTCAGAAATGTTTGGCATCTATCCATTCCTGGACTTCATAGATCTCAGCAACAACGCATTCTACGGGGAACTCTCTGGCAACTGGGGAAAATGCAAAATCTTGACGACCCTGATGGTTGCAAAGAACAACATCACAGGTGGTATACCTCCAGAAATTGGAACTTTAACTCAATTACAAGCACTTGATCTTTCTTCAAATTATTTATCTGGGGAGATACCAAGAGGAGTTGGGAAGTTGGCGTCTATGCTTAATCTATATTTGCATGACAACCAACTCACTGGCAGTATACCTCAGGAGTTGGGAATGCTAACAAAACTTCTTTATCTAGACCTGTCCACAAACTCCTTGAATGGATCTATTCCAGAACATTTGGGAGATTTCAGGTACTTGTTTCACATGAACTTGAGCAACAACATTTTCACCCAAAAGATTCCattccaaattgggaagttGACCCAACTTTCTGAACTGGATTTGAGTCGAAATTTCTTCACAGGAGAGATACCATCTGAGTTCCAAAGCTTGCAAAATCTGGGAACATTGGATCTCTCACACAATAACCTCTCTGGTGTAATCCCAAAGGCTTTAGTAAAATTGCCTGGTTTATTGCACATTAATATTTCATTCAATAATTTAGAGGGTCCAATTCCGAGTGGTAGAGCCTTTATGAATTTAACCATAGAGGAAGTACAGGGAAATAAAGGTCTATGCGGCAATATTACAGGGTTACCAGCTTGTGGAAGTTCCCCGTTGATTAAAAAGCATGTCAAGGATAAGCAGAAGAAACTTCTTGTCACAATTTTATGTCCTCTTCTGGGATCATTCCTACTTCTTTGTGCATTCTATGGTGGTCTCAGATTGCATGATCAATGGAGAAAAAGTTCAGGAACAGAAGATATGGATATGAAGAAGGGCAATATTTTTTCTGTATGTTCTTATGACGGGAAAGCATTATATAAAGAAATAGTAATGGCTACAGAAGAGTTCAATGACATATTTTGCATTGGGAAAGGGGGTTATGGAAGTGTTTATAGAGCAGAGCTTCCATCAGGCGATGTGATAGCCGTAAAGAAGCTTCACCATGTGCCTGTGATGGCGATGCATAGAAGTTTCTTGAATGAGATAAAGGCCTTGACAGAAATCAAGCATCGAAACATTGTGAAACTCTTTGGCTTCTGCTCAAATTCTCGGCACTCATTTTTGGTTTATGAGTACCTTGAAAGAGGAAGCTTGGCAAAAATTTTGAGCATGGAAGAAGAAGCTATGGAGTTAGACTGGCAGAAGAGGTTGAAAATCATCAAAGGCATCGCTCATGCTTTATCCTACATGCATCATGATTGTTCACCAGCAATTGTACATCGAGACTTATCAAGCAACAACATTTTGCTTGATCCAGAATATGAGGCTCACATTTCTGATTTCGGCACTTCTAAGTTTCTGAAAGAAGACTCGTCCAATTGGAGTTCTCTTGTAGGAACATATGGATATGTTGCACCAG AATTTGCCTACACAATGAAAGTAACTGAAAAGTGTGATGTTTATAGCTTTGGGGTCCTGACAATGGAAGTAATCAAAGGAAAGCATCCTGGTGACTTGATTGCTTATCTAATGTCTTCAAAGCCTGAAAACATAGAACTGAAAGACTTGCTCGACCAAAGACTTCTGTACCCcagtcaagaaattgaaaggAGTCTGAAATCTGTTCTCAAACTAGTAAGAGCTTGTCTACATGTTGATCCTCAATTTAGGCCAACAATGCTCTTTATTACCAGGTTGTTATCAACTGGTGCATCATATGAGTAA